ttgaggagcctgtggagaatgcaggggtattcgcctaccccacctccatggttgctaacatgaccacagacataggggactggtggtttgatgggttgagccctctaccataagttttacccttgggaagacggttgctgcaaaggagaggctaggcctccctatatttgtgcctaagagtctcctcctgaatgcctctttgttgctcaaatgtggccctctctctctggctaagccaacttgaaaggtgaaatcactgccctcccccctacgtgggatcagacacccaggggagtgaatctccctggcaacgtggaatatgactcccagggaggaatgtagacccggcatcgtgggacggagaacatcttcttgaccaaaagggggatgtgaaaggaaatgaaataagcttcagtggcagagagattccaaaaggagccgagagatcactctggtgggcactcttacgcacactttagacaaccctttttagtttctaaagaattggggtagctggtggtggatacctgaaactatcaaactaaaacccagaacccatgaatctcgaagacagttgtataaaaatgtagcttatgaggggtgacaatgggattgggaaagccataaggaccacactccactttgtctagtttatggatggatgtgtagaaaaataggggaaggaaacaaacagacaaaggtacccagtgttcttttttacttcaattgctctttttcactctaattattattcttgttatttttgtgtgtgtgctaatgaaggtgtcagggattgatttaggtgatgaatgtacaactatgtaatggtactgtaaacaatcgaaagtacaatttgttttgtatgactgcgtggtatgtgaatatatctcaataaaatgatgattaaaaaaaaaaaaaaaactaggggTGATTCCCTTGCTATTCCCATTTTGGctcttttaaaataatcaatgAGGTAATAATTTCAGGTTACCAGTTAAACCAGTCAAAGATTGCTCTGTTATGTCACTAGTCTCAGATATGTCCACACAGGTTTCAATCCTATGGTTCCTTTGTTTCCATCCCCtctatctttttttgtctctgcCCTACCCCTGTTCTCCACCCAAATGCTTAGAGCAGATCTCAtccatcacctttttttttttttagtttgcattaattgtattttttcccccaatcccaccctatttttaacaccttgcaaggttgacatgcatttgttctccctcatgtaaaaacatatttgtagagCGGGCCCTAGCAACCAGAGCAGTGACAGTAGCAACCGCCGGAATGGCAAAAGCAACAACAATCAAAGAAGCCCTGGCCAGATGGGAAGAGAAAACCGGTCAGAAGCCATCCGAAGccaaagaaataaagctttatgCCCAGATTCCCCCAatagagaagatggatgcctcCTTGTCTATGCTTGGTAACTGCGAGAAGCTTTCACTATCTACAAACTGCATTGAAAAAATTGCCAACCTGAATGGCTTAAAAAACTTGAGGATATTGTCTTTAGGAAGAAACAACATAAAGAACTTAAATggactggagaagctaagagctgacacagaccagatacttggagatgctaagagatgaagcccagagtttgcccctgagaagctaagagaggatctccAAGaagcttagatgcacaggaggtaaagaagctaagagagacagaagcccagagacattttggagaaagcaattttgaaactcaacccagGAGcataggaccagcagatgccagccacatgcctgcccagctgacacaggtgttccagacgctgacacaggtgttcttcagtgatggtatcctcttgttaatgccttagtctggacacttttatggcctcaaaactgtaaatttgtaaccaaataaacaccctttataaaagccaaaaaaaaaaacaaaaacaaaaacaaaaacaaaaaaaaaacatatttgtacattttatcaaaatttttgagcactctaggtttcactgagttatacagttctagtctttatatttcctctttccttctggtgtcccacatgctcctaatcttcctttttcagccatattcacagtcacctttgttcagtatacttacactgctgtgctaccatcaccccaaattttttcccaaagctctcactcctgtcttttcctgtctgtctttagtgctccccttagtatttcctgtagagcaggtatcttgttcacaaactctgtcattgtctatttgtcagagaatattttaaactccccctcatgtttgaagggcagttttgctggatataggattcttggctggcagtttttaaatatatcacaccacttccttctttatTCTATGGTTtgtcctgagaaatccacacatattcttatcaagcttcctttgtatgtgatggatcgcttttctcttgctgctttcaggattctctctttgtctttgacatttgataatctgattattaagtgtcttgtcataggtctgttcagatctattctgtttggggtacactgcgcttcttcgatctgtaattttatgtctttcataagagatggaacaTTTTCAATGGTTATTTCCTCCAtcattacttctgccccttttcccttctcttctccttctgggacacccatgacatatacattcatgtgcctcatgttgtcattcagttccctgagctgttgctcatatttttccattgttttccctgtcttttcttttgtgtgtaggatttcaggtgtcttgttctccagttcctgagtgttttcttctgcctcttgagatctgctgttgtacatcttcattgtgtttttcatctcttgtgttgtgcctttcatttctatagattctaccagttgtttgtTCAAACTTTTGATtgctaccttatgttcgcccagtgttttctttataaccttcgcctcttttgttatatcttccctgaactcattgatttggttttttatttgatttagcatatctctttgaaaatctttaatagatggtttcattaaagtgaaacagtatctcaccTGTaccttgattgaggtgtaagtttgttcctttgactgggccatatcttcatttttcctagtatagattgtagttttttgttgtctaggcatctggtttccttggttaccaagtcagattttcctagaccagaatgggttcaggtctcagaatgggattatattcagggtgtatcttagagaaatgacagactttcctgtgaggtttccagttgctgtgcttttcctaacctgcccagcaggtggcacctatcagcctgtcgctcccaactggtgtaaggaggtgtggcctccttagtttgtgttttggctgttttcccctaggcactggggtctggttctgaaaggaaagctgggccccatgtcctgactcttagggaagatacacctcctagggagttatcatctgcatttgaattgtggtctctctgactctgttatcacctcccctgtctgggtcagagcactgtgaactgaaaatggctgcggctctctcttctgagcccctgaggttaagagagagaaaaggggacagaaagcccccttttggagtcAGTAtgtggcccccagttt
Above is a window of Choloepus didactylus isolate mChoDid1 chromosome 8, mChoDid1.pri, whole genome shotgun sequence DNA encoding:
- the LOC119541281 gene encoding dynein light chain 1, axonemal-like, which gives rise to MAKATTIKEALARWEEKTGQKPSEAKEIKLYAQIPPIEKMDASLSMLGNCEKLSLSTNCIEKIANLNGLKNLRILSLGRNNIKNLNGLEKLRADTDQILGDAKR